The proteins below come from a single Peromyscus maniculatus bairdii isolate BWxNUB_F1_BW_parent chromosome 13, HU_Pman_BW_mat_3.1, whole genome shotgun sequence genomic window:
- the Eif4e2 gene encoding eukaryotic translation initiation factor 4E type 2 isoform X5, with the protein MSLKDDDSGDHDQNEENSTQKDGEKEKTERDKSQSSGKRKAVVPGPAEHPLQYNYTFWYSRRTPGRPTSSQSYEQNIKQIGTFASVEQFWKFYSHMVRPGDLTGHSDFHLFKEGIKPMWEDDANKNGGKWIIRLRKGLASRCWENLILAMLGEQFMVGEEICGAVVSVRFQEDIISIWNKTASDQATTARIRDTLRRVLNLPPNTIMEYKTHTDSIKAWEEFHGLVNSSGR; encoded by the exons CTTAAAAGATGATGACAGTGGAGACCATGATCAGAATGAAGaaaacagcacacagaaagatggtgagaaggaaaaaacagaacGAGACAAGAGCCAGAGCAGCGGCAAGAGGAAG GCTGTTGTCCCTGGACCAGCAGAACATCCCCTGCAGTACAACTACACCTTTTGGTACTCGAGGAGAACCCCCGGCCGTCCCACCAGCTCACAGAGCTACGAGCAGAACATCAAGCAGATTGGCACCTTTGCCTCT GTGGAGCAGTTCTGGAAGTTTTACAGCCACATGGTACGTCCTGGGGACCTGACAGGCCACAGTGACTTTCATCTCTTCAAAGAAGGAATTAAACCTATGTGGGAG GACGATGCAAACAAAAACGGTGGCAAGTGGATCATTCGACTGCGGAAGGGCTTAGCGTCCCGCTGCTGGGAGAATCTCATCCTGGCCATGTTGGGGGAGCAGTTCATGGTTGGGGAGGAGATCTGCGGGGCTGTGGTCTCTGTCCGCTTTCAG GAGGACATTATTTCTATATGGAATAAGACTGCCAGCGACCAAGCAACCACAGCCCGAATCCGGGATACTCTTCGGCGCGTGCTTAACCTACCTCCCAACACCATTATGGAATACAAAACTCACACCGACAGCATCAA
- the Eif4e2 gene encoding eukaryotic translation initiation factor 4E type 2 isoform X6 produces the protein MSLKDDDSGDHDQNEENSTQKDGEKEKTERDKSQSSGKRKAVVPGPAEHPLQYNYTFWYSRRTPGRPTSSQSYEQNIKQIGTFASVEQFWKFYSHMVRPGDLTGHSDFHLFKEGIKPMWEDDANKNGGKWIIRLRKGLASRCWENLILAMLGEQFMVGEEICGAVVSVRFQEDIISIWNKTASDQATTARIRDTLRRVLNLPPNTIMEYKTHTDSIKDNSSFRNTKITL, from the exons CTTAAAAGATGATGACAGTGGAGACCATGATCAGAATGAAGaaaacagcacacagaaagatggtgagaaggaaaaaacagaacGAGACAAGAGCCAGAGCAGCGGCAAGAGGAAG GCTGTTGTCCCTGGACCAGCAGAACATCCCCTGCAGTACAACTACACCTTTTGGTACTCGAGGAGAACCCCCGGCCGTCCCACCAGCTCACAGAGCTACGAGCAGAACATCAAGCAGATTGGCACCTTTGCCTCT GTGGAGCAGTTCTGGAAGTTTTACAGCCACATGGTACGTCCTGGGGACCTGACAGGCCACAGTGACTTTCATCTCTTCAAAGAAGGAATTAAACCTATGTGGGAG GACGATGCAAACAAAAACGGTGGCAAGTGGATCATTCGACTGCGGAAGGGCTTAGCGTCCCGCTGCTGGGAGAATCTCATCCTGGCCATGTTGGGGGAGCAGTTCATGGTTGGGGAGGAGATCTGCGGGGCTGTGGTCTCTGTCCGCTTTCAG GAGGACATTATTTCTATATGGAATAAGACTGCCAGCGACCAAGCAACCACAGCCCGAATCCGGGATACTCTTCGGCGCGTGCTTAACCTACCTCCCAACACCATTATGGAATACAAAACTCACACCGACAGCATCAA
- the Eif4e2 gene encoding eukaryotic translation initiation factor 4E type 2 isoform X3, which yields MNNKFDALKDDDSGDHDQNEENSTQKDGEKEKTERDKSQSSGKRKAVVPGPAEHPLQYNYTFWYSRRTPGRPTSSQSYEQNIKQIGTFASVEQFWKFYSHMVRPGDLTGHSDFHLFKEGIKPMWEDDANKNGGKWIIRLRKGLASRCWENLILAMLGEQFMVGEEICGAVVSVRFQEDIISIWNKTASDQATTARIRDTLRRVLNLPPNTIMEYKTHTDSIKAWEEFHGLVNSSGR from the exons CTTAAAAGATGATGACAGTGGAGACCATGATCAGAATGAAGaaaacagcacacagaaagatggtgagaaggaaaaaacagaacGAGACAAGAGCCAGAGCAGCGGCAAGAGGAAG GCTGTTGTCCCTGGACCAGCAGAACATCCCCTGCAGTACAACTACACCTTTTGGTACTCGAGGAGAACCCCCGGCCGTCCCACCAGCTCACAGAGCTACGAGCAGAACATCAAGCAGATTGGCACCTTTGCCTCT GTGGAGCAGTTCTGGAAGTTTTACAGCCACATGGTACGTCCTGGGGACCTGACAGGCCACAGTGACTTTCATCTCTTCAAAGAAGGAATTAAACCTATGTGGGAG GACGATGCAAACAAAAACGGTGGCAAGTGGATCATTCGACTGCGGAAGGGCTTAGCGTCCCGCTGCTGGGAGAATCTCATCCTGGCCATGTTGGGGGAGCAGTTCATGGTTGGGGAGGAGATCTGCGGGGCTGTGGTCTCTGTCCGCTTTCAG GAGGACATTATTTCTATATGGAATAAGACTGCCAGCGACCAAGCAACCACAGCCCGAATCCGGGATACTCTTCGGCGCGTGCTTAACCTACCTCCCAACACCATTATGGAATACAAAACTCACACCGACAGCATCAA
- the Eif4e2 gene encoding eukaryotic translation initiation factor 4E type 2 isoform X4, whose translation MNNKFDALKDDDSGDHDQNEENSTQKDGEKEKTERDKSQSSGKRKAVVPGPAEHPLQYNYTFWYSRRTPGRPTSSQSYEQNIKQIGTFASVEQFWKFYSHMVRPGDLTGHSDFHLFKEGIKPMWEDDANKNGGKWIIRLRKGLASRCWENLILAMLGEQFMVGEEICGAVVSVRFQEDIISIWNKTASDQATTARIRDTLRRVLNLPPNTIMEYKTHTDSIKDNSSFRNTKITL comes from the exons CTTAAAAGATGATGACAGTGGAGACCATGATCAGAATGAAGaaaacagcacacagaaagatggtgagaaggaaaaaacagaacGAGACAAGAGCCAGAGCAGCGGCAAGAGGAAG GCTGTTGTCCCTGGACCAGCAGAACATCCCCTGCAGTACAACTACACCTTTTGGTACTCGAGGAGAACCCCCGGCCGTCCCACCAGCTCACAGAGCTACGAGCAGAACATCAAGCAGATTGGCACCTTTGCCTCT GTGGAGCAGTTCTGGAAGTTTTACAGCCACATGGTACGTCCTGGGGACCTGACAGGCCACAGTGACTTTCATCTCTTCAAAGAAGGAATTAAACCTATGTGGGAG GACGATGCAAACAAAAACGGTGGCAAGTGGATCATTCGACTGCGGAAGGGCTTAGCGTCCCGCTGCTGGGAGAATCTCATCCTGGCCATGTTGGGGGAGCAGTTCATGGTTGGGGAGGAGATCTGCGGGGCTGTGGTCTCTGTCCGCTTTCAG GAGGACATTATTTCTATATGGAATAAGACTGCCAGCGACCAAGCAACCACAGCCCGAATCCGGGATACTCTTCGGCGCGTGCTTAACCTACCTCCCAACACCATTATGGAATACAAAACTCACACCGACAGCATCAA